Proteins encoded in a region of the Streptomyces akebiae genome:
- a CDS encoding D-2-hydroxyacid dehydrogenase family protein: MTLHCTVLDDYQDAALTLADWSPLADQVDVRTLREHITDRDRLVAELADCEIVVAMRERTPFDADLLRRLPRLRLLITTGMRNASIDLAAARAQGVTVCGTASSPTPPVELTWALLLGLARQVSAENRALREGGPWQSTVGQDLHGRTLGLLGLGKIGSRVARVATAFGMEVLAWSENLTAERAAEAGARLASDKKDLLGRSDFVSVHLVLSDRTRGLLGEPELRAMRPHAHLVNTSRAAIVDRTALLRALREGWIAGAGLDVFDSEPLPADDPFRTLPNVLATPHLGYVTERNYRTFYSEAVEDITAFLAGAPVRQLAGG; the protein is encoded by the coding sequence ATGACCCTCCACTGCACCGTGCTGGACGACTATCAGGACGCCGCCCTGACCCTGGCGGACTGGAGCCCACTCGCCGACCAGGTCGACGTGCGCACGCTCCGCGAGCACATCACCGACCGGGATCGGCTCGTGGCCGAGCTCGCCGACTGCGAGATCGTCGTCGCCATGCGGGAGCGCACCCCCTTCGACGCCGACCTCCTGCGCCGGCTGCCCCGGCTGCGCCTGCTGATCACCACCGGCATGCGCAACGCCTCCATCGACCTGGCGGCGGCGCGGGCCCAGGGCGTGACCGTCTGCGGCACGGCGAGCAGTCCCACCCCGCCCGTCGAACTGACCTGGGCGCTCCTCCTCGGCCTCGCCCGGCAGGTCAGCGCCGAGAACCGCGCCCTGCGCGAGGGCGGTCCCTGGCAGTCCACCGTGGGCCAGGACCTGCACGGCCGCACCCTGGGCCTGCTCGGACTAGGCAAGATCGGCAGCCGGGTGGCCCGCGTCGCCACCGCCTTCGGCATGGAGGTCCTGGCCTGGAGCGAGAACCTCACCGCCGAGCGCGCGGCGGAGGCAGGTGCTCGACTCGCGTCGGACAAGAAGGACCTGCTCGGCCGCAGCGACTTCGTCTCCGTCCACCTCGTGCTGTCCGACCGCACCCGGGGCCTGCTGGGCGAGCCGGAACTGCGCGCCATGCGCCCGCACGCCCACCTCGTCAACACCTCCCGCGCCGCCATCGTCGACCGGACGGCACTGCTGCGCGCCCTGCGCGAGGGCTGGATCGCCGGCGCGGGCCTCGACGTCTTCGACAGCGAGCCCCTCCCCGCGGACGACCCCTTCCGCACCCTCCCCAACGTCCTCGCCACCCCGCACCTCGGCTATGTCACCGAGCGCAACTACCGCACCTTCTACTCGGAAGCGGTGGAGGACATCACCGCCTTCCTCGCCGGAGCTCCCGTCCGGCAGTTGGCGGGCGGGTAG
- a CDS encoding rhamnogalacturonan lyase family protein, producing MRMPFSLSVCAALAVGATSLTSPGAAPASADEAPTVRAARVMENLGRGVVAVRSGPAQVLVSWRLLGLDPDGIGFHVYRSTGGGAYVKLNASALTGGTNYVDSTADLTRSNSYRVVPVVGGQEQPPSAAFTLTADHATEPVVRVPMRAGGPVKFVWVGDLDGDGEYDYVVDRQTSPQKLEAYSGRGQFLWDVDLGPNSQNQNNIEPGSSAIDVGHWDGVTVYDFDSDGRAEVALKIADGVRFGDGTTWTHADDARQFMAVLDGRTGALRNWSAVPTTYLGDGPMGARLGVAYLDGTTPSLVAYMKNRRDDGAFNLMMAAWRFTGSALRQEWTWLRGGQNAPDGHNTRAVDVDGDGTDEVAEIGFVLDGDGSLRYSMAPQGIIHGDRFHLADMDPGRPGLEGYGVQQDNPSGLLEYYYDAATGSVLWKHGGGPADVGRGMAGDVDPRFPGMEVWSFSGLYNAPSDRLTEPNTSLRPWPQLGLWWDGDLTVELLNDGKIEKWDPARPTPTGSLPRLVSTWNHGAVTAAQGGPTLVGDILGDWREEAVYTNASHDELIVFTTDRPSATRLYTPAHNPAYRNAMTFKGYMQSHHVDYFLGAGMTRPPRPNIAYAGGGSLS from the coding sequence ATGCGCATGCCTTTCTCGCTGTCCGTCTGTGCCGCGCTGGCCGTCGGGGCCACGAGCCTCACCTCGCCCGGCGCGGCCCCGGCCTCGGCCGACGAGGCGCCGACGGTGCGGGCCGCGCGAGTGATGGAGAACCTCGGGCGGGGGGTCGTGGCCGTGCGCTCCGGCCCCGCCCAAGTGCTGGTCTCCTGGCGGCTGCTGGGGCTCGACCCGGACGGCATCGGCTTCCACGTCTACCGCTCCACCGGCGGTGGTGCCTACGTCAAGCTCAACGCGAGCGCCCTGACGGGCGGGACCAACTACGTCGACTCCACGGCCGACCTGACGCGCTCCAACAGCTACCGGGTCGTTCCGGTGGTGGGCGGGCAGGAGCAGCCTCCCAGCGCGGCCTTCACCTTGACGGCCGATCACGCCACGGAGCCGGTGGTCCGCGTGCCGATGCGCGCCGGTGGTCCGGTGAAGTTCGTCTGGGTCGGCGATCTCGACGGCGACGGCGAGTACGACTACGTGGTGGACCGGCAGACCTCCCCGCAGAAGCTGGAGGCGTACAGCGGCCGGGGCCAGTTCCTCTGGGACGTCGACCTGGGGCCGAACAGCCAGAACCAGAACAACATCGAACCGGGGTCGTCCGCGATCGACGTGGGCCACTGGGACGGCGTCACCGTGTACGACTTCGACAGCGACGGCCGTGCCGAGGTCGCCCTGAAGATCGCTGACGGCGTCAGGTTCGGCGACGGGACGACCTGGACGCACGCGGACGACGCGCGTCAGTTCATGGCGGTCCTCGACGGCCGGACCGGAGCGCTCCGCAACTGGTCCGCGGTGCCGACCACCTACCTCGGCGACGGTCCGATGGGCGCGCGGCTCGGCGTCGCGTATCTCGACGGCACCACGCCGAGCCTGGTGGCGTACATGAAGAACCGGCGCGACGACGGGGCCTTCAATCTGATGATGGCCGCCTGGCGGTTCACCGGCAGCGCGCTGCGGCAGGAGTGGACGTGGCTGCGCGGCGGCCAGAACGCCCCCGACGGGCACAACACCCGTGCCGTCGACGTCGACGGGGACGGCACGGACGAGGTCGCCGAGATCGGGTTCGTCCTCGACGGCGACGGCTCCCTGCGCTACTCGATGGCACCGCAGGGCATCATCCACGGCGACCGCTTCCACCTCGCCGACATGGACCCCGGCCGCCCCGGGCTGGAGGGCTACGGCGTGCAGCAGGACAATCCGAGCGGCCTGCTGGAGTACTACTACGACGCCGCCACCGGCTCCGTCCTCTGGAAGCACGGCGGCGGCCCCGCCGACGTAGGACGGGGCATGGCCGGCGACGTGGACCCGCGCTTCCCCGGCATGGAGGTCTGGTCCTTCTCCGGCCTCTACAACGCGCCCTCGGACAGGCTCACCGAACCGAACACCTCACTGCGTCCGTGGCCGCAGCTGGGACTGTGGTGGGACGGCGACCTCACCGTGGAACTGCTCAACGACGGCAAGATCGAGAAGTGGGATCCGGCCCGCCCGACACCGACCGGCAGCCTGCCCCGACTGGTCAGCACCTGGAACCACGGCGCCGTCACCGCCGCGCAGGGCGGCCCCACCCTCGTCGGTGACATCCTCGGCGACTGGCGGGAGGAGGCCGTCTACACCAACGCCTCCCACGACGAACTGATCGTCTTCACCACCGACCGGCCCTCCGCCACCCGGCTCTACACACCGGCCCACAATCCCGCCTACCGCAACGCCATGACCTTCAAGGGCTATATGCAGTCCCACCACGTCGACTACTTCCTCGGCGCCGGCATGACCCGGCCGCCCCGGCCGAACATCGCCTACGCGGGAGGCGGTTCCCTCTCGTAG
- a CDS encoding M24 family metallopeptidase, whose protein sequence is MADDEPTRAARLLDAQAKAVRLFAEMEERGLVAPGEGERAVSDRVRDLANELFGTTRHWHKRIVRSGPNTLKPYRENPPDRVITADDIVFADFGPIFEEYEADFGRTFVLGDDPAKHRLRDDLPRVFAAGRRFFEADPDITGARLYAEVERLAEEAGWELGGWHAGHLVGEFPHEWIEGADVESYITPANTTPLRRTDKAGRRCHWILEIHLIDTEREFGGFHEELLTL, encoded by the coding sequence ATGGCGGACGACGAACCCACACGCGCGGCACGGCTGCTGGACGCCCAGGCGAAGGCCGTACGGCTCTTCGCCGAGATGGAGGAGCGCGGTCTCGTCGCCCCCGGCGAGGGGGAGCGCGCGGTCAGCGACCGGGTCCGGGACCTGGCGAACGAACTGTTCGGCACCACCCGCCACTGGCACAAGAGGATCGTGCGCTCCGGCCCCAACACGCTGAAGCCCTACCGGGAGAATCCGCCGGACCGGGTGATCACCGCGGACGACATCGTGTTCGCCGACTTCGGCCCGATCTTCGAGGAGTACGAGGCCGACTTCGGCCGGACCTTCGTCCTCGGCGACGACCCGGCCAAGCACCGGCTCCGCGACGACCTGCCACGCGTCTTCGCGGCGGGCCGAAGGTTCTTCGAGGCCGACCCGGACATCACCGGAGCACGGCTGTACGCCGAGGTGGAGAGGCTGGCCGAGGAGGCGGGGTGGGAGCTGGGCGGCTGGCACGCCGGCCACCTGGTCGGCGAGTTCCCGCACGAGTGGATCGAGGGCGCGGACGTGGAGTCCTACATCACCCCCGCCAACACCACGCCGCTGCGCCGCACCGACAAGGCCGGGCGCCGCTGCCACTGGATCCTGGAGATCCATCTCATCGACACCGAGCGTGAGTTCGGCGGTTTTCACGAAGAACTTCTCACCCTCTGA
- a CDS encoding spore-associated protein — MRKARNVVTMGALAALAVGASTAFATTASAAPNVTPQGVCGSAYKTVNSAPVGSLGTVYLTYNSSNGENCVATIRKNPGTLKPMSTWVYVPATDEYAGDSDSYSSYAGPAYVYGKGYCVSWGGSIDNVYVSVENSNCGSLKEHRVTEIR, encoded by the coding sequence ATGAGAAAAGCACGTAATGTCGTGACGATGGGGGCCTTAGCCGCACTCGCGGTGGGCGCCTCGACCGCCTTCGCCACGACGGCCTCCGCCGCACCCAACGTCACCCCGCAGGGCGTCTGCGGCAGCGCCTACAAGACCGTGAACTCGGCGCCCGTGGGCTCGTTGGGCACCGTCTACCTGACCTACAACTCCTCGAACGGCGAGAACTGCGTCGCGACCATCCGCAAGAACCCGGGCACGCTCAAGCCCATGTCCACGTGGGTCTACGTCCCCGCGACGGACGAGTACGCGGGCGACTCCGACAGCTACTCCTCCTACGCGGGGCCGGCCTACGTCTACGGCAAGGGCTACTGCGTGAGCTGGGGCGGCAGCATCGACAACGTGTACGTGTCGGTGGAGAACTCCAACTGCGGTTCGCTGAAGGAACACCGGGTCACCGAGATCCGCTGA
- a CDS encoding TIGR01777 family oxidoreductase, translating into MKVVLPGGTGQVGAILDRALTAAGHEVTVVTRRPTRAHDIGWDGTTLGRWATAIDGCDVVINLAGRSVSCRYTAENLRAMMDSRVDSTRVVGEAIAAAARPPRVWLQMSTATVYAHRFDAPHDETTGVIGGSETGVPDYWAYSVEIAKNWERAQAEAPTPDTRKVALRSAMVMSPDRGGVFDVLSRMVRLGLGGPVAGGAQYVSWIQDEDFARAVEFLIARDDLDGPVNLASPDPLPHRAFMRTLRTAWNVPVGLPATRWMAELGAFALRSDTELLFKSRRVVPGRLRAAGFSFAHPDWESAATSLVQRARPARSAVPRGKS; encoded by the coding sequence ATGAAGGTGGTGCTGCCCGGGGGAACCGGACAGGTCGGTGCGATTCTCGACCGTGCGCTGACAGCGGCCGGCCACGAGGTCACGGTGGTGACGCGGCGGCCCACACGCGCGCACGACATCGGCTGGGACGGGACCACGCTCGGGCGCTGGGCCACCGCGATCGACGGCTGCGACGTCGTGATCAACCTGGCCGGACGCAGCGTCTCCTGCCGCTACACCGCCGAGAACCTGCGCGCCATGATGGACTCCCGGGTGGATTCCACGCGGGTCGTCGGCGAGGCGATCGCCGCCGCCGCGCGGCCACCGCGCGTCTGGCTCCAGATGAGCACGGCGACGGTCTACGCCCACCGCTTCGACGCGCCCCACGACGAGACGACCGGGGTCATCGGCGGCTCGGAGACCGGTGTGCCGGACTACTGGGCGTACAGCGTCGAGATCGCGAAGAACTGGGAGCGGGCGCAGGCCGAGGCGCCCACCCCCGACACCCGCAAGGTGGCCCTGCGCTCGGCGATGGTCATGAGCCCGGACCGGGGCGGCGTGTTCGACGTGCTGTCCCGGATGGTGCGCCTCGGGCTCGGCGGCCCGGTCGCCGGCGGCGCGCAGTACGTCTCCTGGATCCAGGACGAGGACTTCGCGCGGGCCGTGGAGTTCCTGATCGCCCGGGACGACCTCGACGGGCCGGTGAACCTCGCCTCCCCCGACCCCCTCCCGCACCGCGCGTTCATGCGCACACTGCGCACGGCCTGGAACGTCCCGGTGGGACTGCCGGCGACCCGCTGGATGGCCGAGCTGGGGGCGTTCGCCCTGCGCTCGGACACGGAACTGCTGTTCAAGAGCCGCCGCGTGGTGCCCGGCCGGTTGCGCGCCGCCGGATTCTCCTTCGCGCACCCCGACTGGGAGAGCGCCGCGACATCCCTCGTACAGCGGGCCCGGCCGGCGCGGTCCGCCGTGCCCCGTGGAAAGTCATGA
- a CDS encoding TOPRIM nucleotidyl transferase/hydrolase domain-containing protein, with the protein MVDMRMFRDEVTRRAGGDSGGSARDLAELLGVRTVVLLEGLSDLAAVEALAERRGRDLAAEGVCVLSMGGAMSVGRYTALLGPSGLGLRLVGLCDEREKPFFDRSLAPSSTPRHAVFVCSADLEDELIRALGTGRVEQIVHDADESRPWQTFLQQPAQHGRPRDQQLRRFMSTRKGRKIRYGRLLVEALAPEQVPAPLDDLFAGL; encoded by the coding sequence ATGGTGGACATGCGCATGTTCCGGGACGAGGTCACCCGCCGGGCGGGCGGAGACTCCGGCGGGTCGGCGAGGGACCTGGCGGAACTGCTCGGGGTGCGCACGGTCGTCCTGCTGGAGGGGCTGAGCGACCTCGCGGCCGTCGAGGCACTGGCCGAGAGACGGGGCCGTGACCTGGCCGCCGAGGGGGTGTGCGTCCTGTCGATGGGCGGCGCGATGAGCGTCGGCCGCTACACCGCGCTGCTCGGACCGTCCGGCCTCGGCCTGCGTCTCGTCGGTCTGTGCGACGAGCGCGAGAAGCCGTTCTTCGACCGGAGCCTCGCCCCGTCCTCGACCCCGCGCCACGCCGTCTTCGTCTGCTCGGCTGACCTGGAGGACGAGCTCATCCGTGCGCTGGGCACTGGGCGCGTCGAGCAGATCGTCCACGACGCGGACGAGTCACGCCCCTGGCAGACCTTCCTGCAGCAGCCCGCCCAGCACGGCCGCCCCCGCGACCAGCAGCTTCGGCGCTTCATGAGCACCAGGAAGGGTCGCAAGATCCGCTACGGTCGCCTCCTGGTCGAAGCCCTCGCCCCGGAACAGGTGCCCGCACCCCTGGACGACCTCTTCGCCGGCCTGTGA
- a CDS encoding DUF6400 family protein, which yields MSSHDRALPGGPDEPEAASDPAAGSRDASPTVDLDIDLTSHEMLRRAHVLDALGDDWDPVAALRDEQAAYRLLYSGLDAEQRRVYDELVAAGVLPGGGGGHAAA from the coding sequence ATGTCCTCCCATGACCGCGCCCTTCCCGGCGGACCGGACGAGCCCGAGGCGGCGAGCGATCCCGCCGCGGGCAGCCGCGACGCCTCCCCGACGGTCGATCTGGACATCGACCTGACCTCGCACGAGATGCTCCGGCGCGCTCATGTCCTGGACGCCCTAGGCGACGACTGGGACCCCGTCGCGGCCCTGCGCGACGAGCAGGCGGCGTACCGCCTGCTGTACTCCGGCCTCGACGCGGAGCAGCGGCGGGTCTACGACGAACTGGTCGCGGCCGGTGTGCTGCCGGGCGGAGGCGGCGGTCATGCTGCCGCTTGA
- a CDS encoding enoyl-CoA hydratase-related protein encodes MHILLLASAFNSLTQRTHAELRDRGHTVAVELALPGSPLPEAVRRHAPELIVSPMLRTAIPEEVWSAYTCLIVHPGPVGDRGPSSLDWAIHEGADRWGVTVLQADAEMDAGDVWASVPCRVPPVSKSELYRGEIADAAIEAVLLAVERFADGTYVPLKQDGAGTSDAEADAEADADVHAHAGADVDADVDPPPCLRTRPYLDQSVRRIDWAEDATEDVLRKLRAADSQPGVLDVLLGGEWYLHGGHAEGVLRGRPGELLATRAGAICRATRDGAVWIPELRPRRLPGQPPTFKLPAVRALGDRLPPLPEHVLPRLPENPHRTWSDIRYREDGSVGHLAFSFPGGAMSTEQCRRLLDAYREACARPTTVLVLGGERDFFSNGIHLNVIEAADDPAAESWANINAIDDLVEAVLTTTDRLVVSAVAGNAAAGGVMLALAADEMWCRSGAVLNPHYRLMGLYGSEYWTHTLPRRVGPATAERLMAEALPVSSASALRLGLVDRVVDRCPDAFAGEVDGLAARLAALPATAARISAKKAELDRLESTTPLAGFRERELTRMRRTFDDPDAAYHTLRRSFVRKERPSHTPPHLGPARVARTAPMPSGAVVTGTAPAGVPSRSNG; translated from the coding sequence GTGCACATCCTGCTCCTAGCCAGCGCGTTCAACAGCCTCACCCAGCGCACACACGCCGAGCTGCGCGACCGGGGCCACACCGTGGCGGTCGAGCTGGCCCTGCCGGGCAGCCCCTTGCCGGAGGCCGTACGACGCCACGCGCCGGAGCTCATCGTGTCGCCGATGCTCAGGACGGCGATCCCCGAGGAGGTGTGGTCGGCGTACACCTGTCTCATCGTCCACCCCGGGCCCGTGGGCGACCGGGGACCGTCCTCCCTGGACTGGGCGATCCACGAGGGCGCCGACCGGTGGGGCGTCACCGTCCTCCAGGCCGACGCGGAGATGGACGCCGGTGACGTCTGGGCCTCCGTGCCGTGCCGGGTTCCCCCGGTGTCCAAGAGCGAGCTGTACCGGGGCGAGATCGCCGACGCGGCGATCGAGGCCGTGCTGCTCGCGGTGGAGCGCTTCGCCGACGGCACCTACGTACCGCTGAAGCAGGACGGGGCGGGCACCTCCGATGCGGAGGCCGATGCGGAGGCCGATGCGGACGTCCATGCCCATGCCGGTGCGGACGTCGATGCCGATGTCGACCCACCCCCGTGCCTCCGCACGCGTCCCTACCTCGACCAGAGCGTCCGGCGCATCGACTGGGCCGAGGACGCGACCGAGGACGTCCTGCGCAAGCTGAGGGCGGCGGACTCGCAGCCCGGGGTGCTGGACGTGCTGCTCGGCGGCGAGTGGTATCTGCACGGAGGTCATGCCGAGGGCGTGCTGCGCGGGCGGCCGGGGGAACTGCTGGCCACCCGCGCCGGGGCGATCTGCCGGGCCACCAGGGACGGCGCCGTGTGGATCCCCGAACTGCGGCCCCGGCGGCTGCCCGGACAGCCGCCCACCTTCAAGCTGCCCGCCGTACGGGCCCTGGGCGACCGGCTGCCACCGCTGCCCGAGCACGTCCTGCCCCGCCTGCCAGAGAACCCGCACCGCACCTGGTCGGACATCCGCTACCGGGAGGACGGGAGCGTCGGGCACCTCGCGTTCTCCTTCCCCGGCGGCGCCATGAGCACGGAGCAGTGCCGCCGCCTTCTGGACGCCTACCGGGAGGCGTGCGCACGGCCCACGACGGTCCTGGTGCTGGGCGGTGAGCGGGACTTCTTCTCCAACGGGATCCACCTCAACGTCATCGAGGCCGCCGACGACCCCGCCGCCGAGTCCTGGGCGAACATCAACGCCATCGACGACCTGGTCGAGGCGGTCCTGACGACGACCGACCGGCTGGTGGTCTCGGCGGTGGCGGGCAACGCCGCCGCGGGCGGCGTGATGCTCGCCCTGGCGGCCGACGAGATGTGGTGCCGCTCGGGCGCCGTACTGAACCCGCACTACCGGCTGATGGGCCTGTACGGCTCGGAGTACTGGACGCACACCCTGCCGCGCAGAGTGGGGCCCGCGACGGCGGAACGGCTCATGGCCGAGGCGCTGCCGGTGAGCTCGGCGAGCGCGCTGCGCCTCGGGCTCGTCGACCGGGTCGTGGACCGCTGCCCCGACGCCTTCGCGGGGGAGGTCGACGGCCTGGCCGCGCGGCTGGCCGCCCTTCCGGCGACGGCGGCACGGATCTCCGCCAAGAAGGCGGAGCTGGACCGGCTGGAGAGCACGACCCCGCTGGCCGGCTTCCGTGAGCGGGAGCTGACCCGGATGCGCCGGACCTTCGACGACCCGGACGCCGCGTACCACACGCTGCGCCGTTCCTTCGTCCGCAAGGAACGGCCCTCGCACACCCCGCCGCACCTCGGTCCGGCCCGGGTTGCGCGAACCGCTCCGATGCCCTCCGGCGCCGTCGTCACCGGAACGGCCCCTGCTGGCGTCCCGTCCCGGTCGAACGGCTGA
- a CDS encoding NADH-quinone oxidoreductase subunit B family protein — protein MTEATPGTLDAADAGGTPADETPTIHILWINAGLSCDGDSVALTAAMQPSIEEIVLGVLPGLPKVAVHWPLIDFECGPVGGSDTFIEWFFKGERGEIDPFVLVVEGSIPNESIKPEGYWCGFGDNPETGQPITTSEWIDRLAPKALAVVAIGTCATYGGIHAMAGNPTGAMGVPDYLGWDWKSHAGIPIVCVPGCPIQPDNFSETLTYLLYQAAGAAPMIPLDDKLRPTWLFGATVHEGCDRAGYYEQGQFAMSYDSPTCLVKLGCWGPVVKCNVPKRGWMNGIGGCPNVGGICIACTMPGFPDKFMPFMDEPPGAKVSSGASGAYGAVVRKLRSITARTVDKEPKWRRTGEKITTGYRPPW, from the coding sequence ATGACTGAGGCGACGCCGGGCACGCTCGATGCCGCTGACGCGGGCGGCACGCCCGCAGACGAAACGCCCACGATCCACATCCTCTGGATCAACGCGGGCCTGAGCTGCGACGGTGACTCGGTCGCGTTGACGGCGGCCATGCAGCCCAGCATCGAGGAGATCGTGCTCGGTGTGCTGCCCGGGCTTCCCAAGGTCGCCGTGCACTGGCCGCTCATCGACTTCGAATGTGGCCCCGTCGGCGGCTCGGACACGTTCATCGAGTGGTTCTTCAAGGGCGAGCGGGGCGAGATCGACCCGTTCGTACTGGTCGTCGAAGGATCCATCCCCAACGAGTCGATCAAGCCCGAGGGCTACTGGTGCGGCTTCGGAGACAATCCGGAGACCGGCCAGCCGATCACCACCAGCGAGTGGATCGACCGGCTCGCCCCCAAGGCACTGGCGGTCGTCGCCATCGGCACGTGCGCCACCTACGGCGGCATCCACGCCATGGCGGGCAACCCCACCGGCGCCATGGGCGTACCGGACTACCTCGGCTGGGACTGGAAGTCCCACGCCGGCATCCCCATCGTGTGCGTCCCGGGCTGTCCGATCCAGCCGGACAACTTCTCCGAGACGCTCACCTACCTGCTCTACCAGGCGGCCGGCGCCGCCCCCATGATCCCGCTGGACGACAAGCTGCGCCCCACCTGGCTGTTCGGGGCCACCGTGCACGAGGGCTGCGACCGTGCCGGCTACTACGAGCAGGGCCAGTTCGCGATGTCGTACGACTCGCCGACGTGTCTGGTCAAACTCGGCTGCTGGGGGCCGGTCGTCAAGTGCAACGTGCCCAAGCGCGGCTGGATGAACGGCATCGGCGGCTGCCCCAACGTCGGTGGCATCTGCATCGCCTGCACCATGCCGGGCTTCCCCGACAAGTTCATGCCGTTCATGGACGAGCCCCCCGGCGCCAAGGTGTCGAGCGGCGCCAGCGGCGCGTACGGCGCCGTGGTCCGCAAACTCCGGTCGATCACCGCCAGGACCGTGGACAAGGAACCCAAGTGGCGCCGTACCGGAGAGAAGATCACCACCGGATACCGGCCCCCGTGGTGA
- a CDS encoding nickel-dependent hydrogenase large subunit, translated as MAPKTKTAGDGSGLVEMAWDPITRIVGSLGIHTKIDFKQKRVAECYSTSSVFRGYSVFMRGKDPRDAHFITSRICGICGDNHATCSVYAQNMAYGVKPPHLGEWIINLGESAEYMFDHNIFQENLVGVDYCEKMVKETNPGVLELAERTEAPHAAEHGYRTIADIMRSLNPLEGEFYREALQVSRYTREMFCLMEGRHVHPSTLYPGGVGTIASVQLFTDYMSRLMRYVEFMKRVVPLHDDLFDFFYEALPGYEEVGRRRVMLGCWGALNDPEYCDFTYANMTDWGRKMFVTPGVIVDGKLVTNDLTEINLGIRILLGSSYYEDWQGQEQFVTHDPLGNPVDPRHPWNQHTIPAPQKRNFDDKYSWVMSPRWFDGKDHLALDTGGGPIARLWSTALSGLVDIGYIKATGHSVVINLPRTMTKPETTFEWQIPKWSNALERNRARTYFQAYAAAVALHCAEKGLAEVRAGRTQTWEKFEVPDEGIGVGFTEAVRGVLSHHMVIRDGKIANYHPYPPTPWNASTRDTFGTPGPYEDAVQNTPIFEENTPENFKGIDIMRAVRSFDPCLPCGVHMYVGDGRTVKSMHVPTGLSGLGG; from the coding sequence ATGGCACCGAAGACGAAGACGGCCGGCGACGGCAGCGGCCTGGTGGAGATGGCCTGGGACCCGATCACCCGGATCGTGGGCTCCCTGGGCATCCACACGAAGATCGACTTCAAGCAGAAGCGGGTCGCCGAGTGCTACAGCACGTCGTCGGTCTTCCGCGGCTACAGCGTCTTCATGCGCGGCAAGGACCCCCGCGACGCCCACTTCATCACCAGCCGCATCTGCGGCATCTGCGGCGACAACCACGCCACCTGCTCGGTGTACGCGCAGAACATGGCGTACGGCGTGAAGCCTCCGCACCTCGGCGAGTGGATCATCAACCTCGGTGAGTCGGCGGAGTACATGTTCGACCACAACATCTTCCAGGAGAACCTGGTCGGGGTCGACTACTGCGAAAAGATGGTCAAGGAGACCAACCCCGGCGTCCTCGAACTCGCCGAACGCACCGAGGCCCCGCACGCCGCCGAGCACGGCTACCGCACCATCGCCGACATCATGCGCTCGCTCAACCCCCTGGAGGGCGAGTTCTACCGCGAGGCCCTCCAGGTCAGCCGCTACACGCGCGAGATGTTCTGCCTGATGGAGGGCCGCCATGTGCACCCTTCCACGCTCTACCCCGGCGGGGTGGGCACCATCGCCTCCGTCCAGCTCTTCACGGACTACATGAGCCGCCTGATGCGGTACGTCGAGTTCATGAAGCGCGTCGTGCCCCTGCACGACGACCTGTTCGACTTCTTCTACGAGGCCCTGCCCGGCTACGAGGAAGTCGGCCGCCGCCGCGTCATGCTCGGCTGCTGGGGCGCGCTCAACGACCCCGAGTACTGCGACTTCACCTACGCCAACATGACCGACTGGGGACGGAAGATGTTCGTCACCCCCGGCGTCATCGTCGACGGCAAACTCGTCACCAACGACCTCACCGAGATCAATCTCGGCATCCGCATCCTGCTGGGCAGCTCCTACTACGAGGACTGGCAGGGCCAGGAGCAGTTCGTCACCCACGACCCGCTCGGCAACCCGGTGGACCCGCGCCACCCGTGGAACCAGCACACCATCCCGGCCCCGCAGAAGCGGAACTTCGACGACAAGTACAGCTGGGTCATGTCCCCGCGCTGGTTCGACGGCAAGGACCACCTCGCCCTGGACACCGGCGGCGGCCCCATCGCCCGCCTGTGGTCCACCGCCCTGTCCGGGCTCGTCGACATCGGCTACATCAAGGCCACCGGCCACAGCGTGGTCATCAACCTGCCGCGCACCATGACCAAGCCGGAGACCACCTTCGAGTGGCAGATCCCCAAGTGGTCCAACGCGCTGGAACGCAACCGGGCCCGCACCTACTTCCAGGCCTACGCCGCCGCCGTCGCCCTGCACTGCGCGGAGAAGGGCCTCGCGGAGGTCCGCGCCGGACGCACCCAGACCTGGGAGAAGTTCGAGGTCCCGGACGAGGGCATCGGCGTCGGCTTCACCGAAGCGGTCCGTGGTGTCCTCTCCCACCACATGGTGATCCGCGACGGCAAGATCGCCAACTACCACCCGTACCCGCCGACCCCCTGGAACGCCAGCACCAGGGACACCTTCGGCACACCCGGCCCGTACGAGGACGCCGTGCAGAACACGCCCATCTTCGAGGAGAACACCCCGGAGAACTTCAAGGGCATCGACATCATGCGCGCCGTCCGCAGCTTCGACCCCTGTCTGCCGTGCGGCGTCCACATGTACGTCGGCGACGGCAGAACCGTGAAGTCCATGCACGTGCCCACCGGCCTGAGCGGACTGGGCGGATGA